The following proteins are encoded in a genomic region of Corylus avellana chromosome ca4, CavTom2PMs-1.0:
- the LOC132178911 gene encoding putative SNAP25 homologous protein SNAP30 — protein sequence MFGFLKSPANKISKQKSVDPGFPVSSSSNPFDSDTESDTKQTFKPARRTASEPVLVTPNFNTNPFDDGDDGRREASSSSSSYSGYAVARNRYKNDFHDSGGLQNQSVQELENYAMYKAEETTNTVNNCLKIAEDIREDGTRTLEMLHHQGEQITRTHMMASDTERDLSRGEKLLNNLGGMFSKTWKPKKTREITGPIITADNSSKRSENHSEMRGKLGFAPPAPRGRSASRTPPPEPTNALQKVEVEKAKQDDALSDLSNLLGDLKNMAVDMGGEINRQNKALDHLGDDVDELSSRVKGANQRARRLLGK from the exons atgtttggatttttgaaatCACCTGCAAATAAGATTTCTAAGCAGAAATCAGTGGATCCTGGGTTTCCAGTTTCTTCTAGTTCTAACCCTTTTGATTCAGATACTGAATCTGATACCAAGCAAACTTTTAAGCCTGCAAGACGAACTGCTTCAGAACCTGTGCTGGTGACCCCAAATTTCAATACCAACCCTtttgatgatggtgatgatgggAGAAGAGAGGCATCTTCTTCGTCATCCTCATACTCTGGTTATGCAGTGGCAAGAAACAGGTACAAGAATGATTTTCATGACTCAGGAGGATTACAGAACCAGAGTGTGCAAGAACTGGAGAATTATGCTATGTACAAGGCTGAGGAGACAACAAATACGGTTAACAATTGCCTGAAGATTGCAGAGGACATCAGAGAGGATGGTACAAGGACCCTTGAAATGTTGCATCACCAGGGTGAGCAAATTACAAGGACCCACATGATGGCTTCTGATACGGAGAGGGATTTGAGTCGG GGTGAGAAGCTTTTAAATAACCTTGGTGGCATGTTCTCTAAGACTTGGAAGCCAAAGAAGACTCGGGAAATTACTGGGCCTATAATTACTGCAG ATAATTCATCCAAAAGAAGCGAAAACCACTCAGAGATGAGGGGGAAATTGGGTTTTGCTCCTCCTGCACCCAGAGGACGGTCAGCTTCTCGAACACCTCCTCCTGAACCAACAAATGCCTTGCAGAAAGTTGAG GTCGAGAAGGCAAAGCAAGACGATGCACTTTCAGATCTAAGTAATCTCTTGggtgatttgaaaaatatggcaGTTGACATGGGAGGCGAAATTAACAG GCAAAATAAAGCTCTTGATCATCTTGGTGACGATGTGGATGAGCTGAGCTCTCGAGTGAAAGGTGCCAATCAACGTGCACGTCGTTTGCTTGGGAAGTGA
- the LOC132179425 gene encoding probable inactive purple acid phosphatase 9 has translation MNPLAPFLLFLIFSLFDPSTPSQVSLSVTPTTLARSGDPILIQWSGIASPSELDWLGIYSPPDSPHDLFIGYTFLSSSTTWRSGSGSISLPLVNLRSNYSFRIFHWAKSEVDRKRHDHDHNPLPGTAHLLAESKGVGFASGSRPEQIHLAFTDNEDEIRVMFVTGRGGDGQSVRYGERKDRLDGVAEARVGRYELEHMCESPANASVGWRDPGWIHDGVIRKLKKGVRYYYQVGSDTGGWSAIHSFVSRNEDSDETIAFLFGDMGTATPYSTFLRTQEESIATMKWILRDIEALGDKPAFVSHIGDISYARGYAWLWDQFFTQIEPVASKVAYHVCIGNHEYDWPSQPWRPDWSQGIYGTDGGGECGVPYSLKFHMPGNSSELTGARAPPTRNLYYSFDMGAVHFVYISTETNFLPGSSQYNFIKHDLQSVDRKKTPFVVVQGHRPMYTTSHEYRDAPLRERMLQHLEPLFVKNKVTLALWGHVHRYERFCPVNNFTCGGMGLNGENWEAFPVHIVIGMAGQDWQPIWEPRADHPNDPIFPQPNRSLYRGGEFGYTRLVATKEKLTLSYVGNHDGEVHDMVEILASGQVLSGGGAAAGAIDGAADGAPVQSTFSLYVKGASVLVLGAFVGYVLGFVSRARKEAALRNSWTPVKAADDV, from the exons ATGAATCCTCTCGCACCCTTCCTTCTCTTCCTgatcttctctctctttgacCCATCAACCCCATCCCAGGTTTCCCTCTCTGTAACACCCACCACTCTCGCAAGATCCGGAGATCCGATACTCATCCAATGGTCCGGCATCGCCTCGCCCTCCGAGCTCGACTGGCTCGGCATCTACTCGCCCCCGGACTCTCCCCACGATCTCTTCATCGGCTACACTTTCCTGTCGTCTTCCACCACGTGGCGCTCCGGGTCGGGCTCCATTTCTCTCCCTCTAGTCAACCTCCGATCCAACTACTCCTTCCGGATCTTCCACTGGGCCAAGTCTGAGGTCGACCGGAAACGCCACGACCACGATCACAACCCCCTGCCCGGGACGGCCCACTTGCTCGCCGAATCCAAGGGGGTCGGGTTCGCGTCGGGCAGTCGGCCGGAGCAGATCCACCTGGCGTTCACGGACAACGAGGACGAGATTCGGGTGATGTTCGTGACGGGGCGTGGCGGTGACGGGCAGTCCGTGAGGTACGGGGAGAGAAAAGATCGGCTTGATGGCGTGGCGGAAGCACGTGTGGGGAGGTACGAGTTGGAGCACATGTGCGAGTCCCCGGCCAATGCGAGCGTAGGGTGGAGAGACCCTGGATGGATCCATGATGGGGTAATCAGAAAGTTGAAGAAAGGAGTCAGGTATTATTACCAG GTCGGAAGTGACACCGGAGGATGGAGTGCAATCCACAGCTTTGTGTCGCGGAATGAGGACTCTGATGAAACAATAGCTTTCTTGTTCGGCGATATGGGAACGGCGACACCATACTCCACGTTTCTCCGTACGCAAGAGGAAAGCATAGCGACCATGAAATGGATCCTCCGTGACATTGAAGCCCTGGGTGACAAGCCCGCATTTGTCTCACACATCGGGGACATCAGCTATGCAAGAGGATATGCGTGGCTGTGGGATCAATTTTTCACTCAGATTGAACCTGTTGCGTCCAAAGTAGCATACCATGTGTGCATTGGCAATCATGAGTACGACTGGCCTTCACAGCCATGGAGGCCTGATTGGTCTCAGGGGATTTATGGAACAGATGGGGGTGGTGAATGCGGAGTACCCTACAGCCTGAAGTTCCACATGCCTGGAAATTCTTCAGAGCTAACCGGAGCCCGAGCCCCTCCTACGAGGAACCTTTACTACTCATTTGATATGGGGGCAGTACATTTTGTGTACATATCTACAGAGACCAATTTCCTTCCGGGGAGCAGCCAATATAACTTCATAAAGCATGATTTGCAGTCGGTTGATCGAAAAAAGACTCCTTTTGTGGTAGTCCAAGGGCACCGGCCCATGTACACTACAAGTCATGAATACAGAGATGCCCCATTGAGGGAGAGGATGCTCCAGCACTTGGAACCCTTGTTTGTGAAAAACAAGGTGACCCTTGCATTGTGGGGTCATGTCCATAGATACGAGAGGTTTTGTCCAGTGAATAACTTTACCTGTGGAGGCATGGGGCTGAATGGGGAGAACTGGGAGGCATTTCCAGTCCATATTGTGATTGGGATGGCAGGACAAGACTGGCAACCCATCTGGGAACCTAGAGCTGACCACCCAAATGATCCAATCTTCCCACAACCAAACCGCTCTTTGTACCGCGGCGGTGAGTTTGGGTATACTAGATTGGTTGCCACAAAGGAGAAGCTTACGCTTTCTTATGTTGGGAACCATGATGGGGAGGTGCATGATATGGTGGAGATTCTTGCATCCGGACAAGTTCTCAGCGGCGGCGGTGCTGCCGCTGGTGCCATTGATGGCGCTGCTGATGGTGCTCCAGTTCAGTCCACATTCTCACTTTATGTCAAGGGAGCGAGCGTGTTGGTGCTTGGGGCTTTTGTAGGCTATGTTCTTGGTTTCGTTTCACGTGCCAGGAAAGAGGCTGCCTTGAGAAATAGCTGGACTCCCGTGAAGGCCGCCGATGATGTCTGA
- the LOC132180086 gene encoding probable leucine-rich repeat receptor-like protein kinase At1g35710: protein MARFQLLAFSLILISSSLLGLALSKTLKRDVKALNEIKASLGWRVVYAWVGDDPCGDGDLPPWSGVTCSTQGDYRVVTELEVYAVSIVGPFPTAVTNLLDLTRLDLHNNKLTGPIPPQIGRLRRLKILNLRWNKLQDAIPPEIGELKSLTHLYLSFNNFKGEIPKELANLPALRYLYLQENRLIGRIPPELGTLQNLRHLDVGNNHLVGTIRELIRIEGCFPALRNLYLNNNYLTGGIPAQLANLSNLEILYLSYNKMSGVIPSGLAHIPKLIYLYLDHNQFTGRIPDAFYKHPFLKEMYIEGNAFRPGVSPIGIHKVLEVSDTEFLV from the exons ATGGCGCGTTTTCAGTTGCTGGCATTTTCTCTGATCCTCATTTCCTCGTCGCTACTCGGCCTCGCTCTCTCCAAAACCCTCAAACGAGACG TGAAAGCGCTGAACGAGATAAAGGCGTCGCTGGGGTGGAGGGTGGTGTACGCGTGGGTGGGGGACGATCCCTGCGGCGACGGCGATCTGCCGCCGTGGTCCGGGGTCACCTGCTCCACTCAAGGAGATTACAGAGTCGTCACTGAATT GGAAGTTTACGCGGTGTCGATTGTGGGGCCTTTTCCTACTGCTGTCACCAATCTGTTGGATCTCACTAGGCT GGATCTCCATAATAACAAGTTGACCGGGCCAATTCCTCCTCAGATCGGACGGTTGAGGCGTCTTAAAATACT TAATTTGAGGTGGAATAAACTACAAGATGCTATTCCTCCCGAAATTGGTGAACTGAAGAGTCTAACTCACCT ATACCTGAGCTTCAATAACTTCAAAGGAGAAATTCCTAAGGAGCTTGCAAACCTTCCAGCGCTTCGCTATCTCTATCTACAGGAAAATCGTTTGATCGGTCGAATTCCTCCAGAATTGGGAACTCTACAAAATCTTCGGCACCT GGATGTTGGTAACAATCATTTGGTGGGTACTATAAGGGAACTAATACGCATTGAGGGGTGCTTTCCAGCTCTTCGCAACCT TTatctaaataataattatttaacgGGAGGAATACCGGCACAGCTTGCAAACTTGTCCAACTTGGAAATCTT GTACCTCTCCTACAATAAAATGTCTGGAGTAATACCATCTGGACTTGCTCATATTCCTAAACTGATTTACTT GTACTTGGATCACAACCAGTTTACAGGGAGAATTCCTGATGCCTTCTATAAACACCCCTTCTTGAAAGAAAT GTATATTGAAGGAAATGCATTCCGGCCGGGTGTAAGCCCAATAGGCATTCACAAAGTCCTTGAGGTTTCTGACACTGAGTTCCTTGTGTAG